TTTGTATAGGTAGAAATTATATCTTACTAGTAAATTTACAACAAATAGTACATCACGATCGTATATGATCTGAAAGATATATATTAGTACTCTTATTCCACTTGGATATGATACTTTAGAATCAAGTATTTCTTCATcattttgaaaatatctttgtTCATATCTACTGATTTTATAACCATTGAAGTGCAAAATGAATCCAACTTGTTCATATAGAATTACTTTAATACTTTTACTGTACAAGTTTCTTGATGCATAAAAGCTCcgttttttcaaaatatatattcaatttgaaaatcaaggaaaaaatttattcttttctaaATTCTTGATTTGAAATTCTCAAGTGAAGTACTAGTATTTCTTTtgtaagaaatatatttttcatatagtattttaaaaagGAACGGTCATTTAATTCTCTGtgatgattatttatttttaaaaataatgaaaacattatatatatggTCCCTACTTAATGTCATTTTCATGTTACTGGTGTCATACTCAAACCTCTAGCTCTTGCAATTATCACGATGATTATTGCCATCAAAATTGCAACAAGTCCATCTCACCACTATCCCAATCCAATGCCACCACTAGTGTCATTGTGAGTTAACTTACCCTCCACTGAGGAAACTACTTCGAAAACCATCACCATTCACCACCAACACTTCAATTTCAGTTGCCACACTATTCATTTCATTATCATCACTACCATAATTTCTATCATTACCACCACCACTTCCATACATCATCTAAGCATATATAACGACGCTATGAAGTTTTTGTTCGGTTTTTATATGAATagtatatttcattattttctcatTCTTATCCCCATTTCCCAACTATAATTACTCTAGCcaacgatttttttttctcaccatGCTATGGTATGAAGTTTGTCATTGTCAAAAGCAGCAACTAAGACTTATTATCAACTATAAGTGCATATAAGGTGAATATAATTCTCCTCTAATATAATTACTACTACTTATGTCACtcattattattgattaatCTACTTAACGTTACACTACAAATATACATGTACACCAAATGAATGCCatgaaaattgaatttattttttcactatTCTAAGATATTGCGCatagtaaaactaaaaaaatatttagaatagCCAATAGGTGTGTACGTGTGAGAATAATATATGTACACCTTCCATAGTAAGAATCAGTGAGACTAAACAGATGCTGTGGGGAACAGACAGAACAAGACCAGCTTTGGTACTTGTTGTTGCTAAGGACAAAACCAAAGGTACCATTTGTTTTGATGATGTTGAGCAGCTCAACGAGACTTGTTTGGAAACACATTTTGGCATGATTGTTGGGAGGAAGTTCACTGGCTAGTTCCtttgtcaataatgtttttttacatctagaatttaaattttgtcgTCTGTTGTGATTTTAGGAAGTGTTTTTTGACGTGTGcatacaaaaaacataaaagaaattaagagataacaaaattatttataatctcATATGTAGTGTgtcaattatttgatgtgttCAAATGGCTAGCTTTAGTTACCagcttttttgttttgtccataccATCAGCCGGAGTATAAAGCCCGATAAGTTGAATGGGCCTGCAGATGGACACTAGGAAAGAAGTCGGGGCCTAGTTTATAGTAAAACAGGCTTACTTAAAAGCCCAATGAAATTTTCTCTTCGTGGGCGTTAGGTTTCGAAAGTTCAAACTTATCCTGTAATTGCGTATACGCATATTTCTGGCCCATGATCTTCTCAACTATCccccattttttatttatttttaaaaaaatactcttgatgaaaattaatttcCGCTGTATATCTGGACAATATTTTATCAACATAATACCCTGAGTTGGGTCCTTTTAGATCTTTGAACTACCCTGGTTAGATCTCCATATTTTTATACTAAGCTTATTAACGTATACTTAACTTTTTCACAgattcattaaattatttattttatttaataatttataatatatttaaattaaaatatacaataaccaaataaaaatgaaaataattcttttaatcAATCACGTGATACTCTAAATCTAGTTACTTTCTATGGAAGTAATGTATTTAAGCAAAAGTGCCAGATTAAGATTTCCTATTCCTACGTGGAACCTCTGAATACATATTGTATATCATGTGCTTAATTATAAAGCAAAAACCTATGCAAATCCCAGTTTCTTGCCATTGCGTCACAGCAAAACATTCCCTCTGTCACCAAACTTCACTCTTAAGAAGTTACTTGTTGAAATCCCAAGCCTTATCTCTCTTATCTTCCGGAAACTCGTATATTCGTAACTATCAcgtatgttttaaaaaaatcacaagcaCCGCACCTTCTGTGACCTTTCTTCTAACTAACTTTAGTCCCTGATGAAACCAAGTACCACAAATTAAGTTAAAAGCTGATTCATCAAGTTTCAGTTACTGTTTCTTACAAGTCATGACAACACTCCCTTCCCTCTCTTTGGTTCTACTCAAATTAATTAGTCCATTATCATCACAATGCCTAACTATATGGCATAAAATAAATGCAATTTTAACAAACCTATATGCTTCAAAACAAACAGCTGATCAAATGAGAATAATACAAAAGGAAGCAGAAAAGTTCTGTGGTCAATAATGGATGTTATAGTTCAAGAAGACATGTATATGTATAATAATTCCAAGAATcatgatgaacaaaagctaCCACTTTTGCACAATATTATGGAGGTGCCAGATGATGCAAAGAGAAGCCTCATTCAGAGAGCCATGAGTCAAGCATTTCAAAGCACAGCTCATTTGGCGAATCTCTTACCAACTGGCACTGTTCTCTCTTTCCAATTTCTGTCTCCAATTGTCACAAACCAAGGAAACTGTGACTTGGTTTGCAAGTTCATGACTTCTATGCTTGTGGCTCTTTGTGGAGCCTCTTGTTTCTTGCAATGCTTCACTGATAGCTTCAGAGATGACAAGGGGAACGTTTGTTATGGGCTTGCCACATTCAGGGGCATGTGGGTCATTGATGGATCAACCACAATTTCACCTGAACTCGGCGCGAAATATAGATTGAAGCCTATTGATTTCGTGCATGCTGTGATGTCAATTTTGGTTTTTGCAGCAGTTGTTTTGTTTGATCAGAATGTAGTGAGTTGTTTCTTTCCATCACCTTCAAATGAGGCACGGGAAATCTTAACGGTGTTGCCTGTGGCCATTGGGGCTTTTTGTAGCATGCTTTTTGTGGCGTTTCCTACACAGAGACATGGAATTGGTTTTCCACTTTCAACAAAGTAAAAAGTTGGGTCATTTCTGTATTTATTTGTATGGACCATTTTCAAGAGTGTGATTGATTGGGTaatcaattcaattttattGTTCTGTAACACATTATATGTAAAAGGAATTCAATTGAATTTCATTGTTACCATGATAATGGTCTTACTGATATTAGAATTTATAAACTCtacatattatttaaatttcttactaCTAGCATCTCGACCGGGGTTCATTCCATCCGATGACatctaaataaaattgaatttaattttattctattaaatgattttttatttttattttatcaaattagactaatttaattgataacacTGTTAAAAAATTTGTGGGAGAGAATTTGAGTGTAATTATCACATAATATATTTTGGAgaggaataaaaaatttgaagtgtGACTAAATCTCGAACTTAAGATTAAAGACCTGacttttcttttgtcttttttcGTGTTGTTCCGATGTTGTTCCTTCAAAACGATGTAGTTTTGAAAATACAACTTTCAAAATGACGTCGTTTTGGAGAGACAACACGAAAAAGGACAGTAGAAAAACCAATTTTCAAGATTAATTCTACACTTGACTGAATCTTATATCTCGGGATTTTTAAAAACCCTAtggttgttgaaaaaaaaattcatttatgttttttaccgAGGGATAAAAATGTTAGTCAATTTATGGAATTTGATGAGGGGATCGGATTCAATTCTCAACATGGATTCATCCAAAGGGTAACCCTTTACAAACTGGCAACAGACTATAAAGAATAATTACATGTGGACCTAACTATAGACAAAGCTGGATCTATATACATCAATTccataaagataaataaatacacAGTTCTTTGTTTTCCCTGTTATAATCTATACATCAACTTGACATTTTAGGCACTGATTCTAATCCATCACTTCTTTCACTAGCTAGTAGTTCAAAACGAGCCGGTATACTAGTTTGTTGGCAATAACATCTGTATAGAGACCcctatgcatgatttatgacaGATTCAAGATTCATTATCATAATTCctttaattaaaatgaacattcatgtgtgtgtgtgtatatatatatatatatatatatatatatatatatatatatactttctgcaAAGATAAgatttattgttaatttattttgtcaTCAGAATACTTCAGCATTAGCTTTCCCTGAAAACCCAAACAGAGGAACTGTGTCAAACAGTTTCTTAGCTTCCCATAGCCATCATACGCACGAAGTCAGGAAGCAAACACTTGAAGAAAACATTACGAATAAACAAAACTACGAATGCTATAACTTGTCTCAGAGTTTATCCATGCAAGTACTTATGGCAAGTTTAGAAAAAGTGCAATTTAATTCAACAGCCATTTTCTTTCTTAAGTCTTTACTAATATGGCCGCTAACAgcttaagaaataaatataagtatGTTCACACGAACAAATGTCAAGTTGTTTATTGAAAGTGTGATATAACTTGTGGAATTTAATACAAAAACAATATGCATTTTAACTTTAGAAAGGTCACACAAATAATCCAAGCGTTCCTAATTCCACTAGGCACCTATATCACTCGAGTTGTAGGTTGGAAATCTTTAGTGGAAAAGAATTTGTAACTTGAACAGAAATtgagattaaaatttaagaagaaaattatCATTGAAATCCATAAAATAAAACGCATATACATAGGattataactaatttaaaaattcctaaaaaatCGTATCTCCTATTAGATTGATTGAGATTTCATTAGTTACCTAACataattgaaagataaaaatctaCAGCAATAACAAAGAGTcaatataaaacttattaaaaatttaaattttgaaataaggcAAAATCTCAAAATTCAAGCACTCTTCCTTGAGATTTGTCATGCCAAGCTTTAACTTCATGAATTATAAACTTGATTTTGGAAGCGCTTTAGTTACTATATCAACAAGTTGCACATTAATATCTTGGCCTGAATCACTGTCATcatagttatttaatttaactCCATGCCAATTTTTGTCATCTAAAGTGCATCTTGCATGAAATCTAATGATCCCAACTTGATGTGACCAATCTTTTGTGCTAAACAGCATTTATACAACACTAAGATTTTGATCTAGTTTTACAATAAAAGAACATCTTTGAAAATCTTGACTGATATAGAAATTATCTCCTTTCCTTTGACTTGTACAATTTAATCATTTCCGAACTTGACTTTTGGTTGAATTAATCTACAAATAGAGATAAAAATTGATATACATTGGGTAGCGTGTAACCATCATCAACGAGCCAAGTATTCAATTCATGTGATGCCATAGATAAATGTTCATCATCAATTTTGCATGTTGTTCTGGTTGCTGATGAGATCATTTTTTCTTGATTATGTAATACTTTTTATTGTGTTTCCAGTTCCAACGCCAACATCAACTATGAAATGGAGGTCTTCATAAACAAATTTACAATCTCTCAATGCCAACCTTACTACGTCAGAATAATCATTTTCCATAGCATCATTGAAGGTCTTCATGAGTGGGATTTTGATGAATAAAATCCCAATAGACTCCTTGACCTAATGCGGTCTCAAAGATAGCGTGGTCATCTCCACAAGTCCATTTCCCAaattgatgctatgaaacaatGTAGCAACTCAACCATGGAAC
The nucleotide sequence above comes from Glycine soja cultivar W05 chromosome 11, ASM419377v2, whole genome shotgun sequence. Encoded proteins:
- the LOC114373681 gene encoding protein DMP4-like, which encodes MDVIVQEDMYMYNNSKNHDEQKLPLLHNIMEVPDDAKRSLIQRAMSQAFQSTAHLANLLPTGTVLSFQFLSPIVTNQGNCDLVCKFMTSMLVALCGASCFLQCFTDSFRDDKGNVCYGLATFRGMWVIDGSTTISPELGAKYRLKPIDFVHAVMSILVFAAVVLFDQNVVSCFFPSPSNEAREILTVLPVAIGAFCSMLFVAFPTQRHGIGFPLSTK